Proteins found in one Thermoanaerobaculia bacterium genomic segment:
- a CDS encoding sigma-70 family RNA polymerase sigma factor has protein sequence MADESVTQLLAAAREGDRAALERAFAAVYGELHRLARRQRARSRPGDTLSTTVLVHEAFLKLSQGAPVAIQDRQHFFALAARAMRQILVDAARSRVAGKRGGGAVPVELLEADARVEAVAVDVVALDRALDRLEAVDAQLARLVEGRFFAGMTDAELALALGRNERTVRRDWQRARAFLLRELAQPGTSKG, from the coding sequence GTGGCTGACGAATCCGTCACCCAGCTGCTCGCCGCTGCGCGCGAAGGCGATCGCGCCGCGCTGGAGCGCGCCTTTGCCGCAGTCTATGGGGAGCTGCACCGGCTCGCCCGTCGCCAGCGCGCGAGGAGCCGGCCGGGCGACACGCTCTCGACCACCGTCCTCGTCCACGAGGCGTTCCTCAAGCTCTCGCAGGGGGCGCCCGTCGCCATCCAGGACCGGCAGCACTTCTTCGCCCTGGCAGCGCGGGCGATGCGTCAGATCCTCGTCGACGCGGCGCGCAGCCGGGTCGCCGGCAAGCGCGGCGGCGGCGCCGTGCCTGTCGAGCTCCTGGAGGCGGATGCTCGCGTCGAGGCGGTCGCCGTCGACGTCGTGGCGCTCGATCGCGCGCTCGACCGGCTGGAGGCTGTCGATGCGCAGCTCGCCAGGCTCGTCGAAGGCCGCTTCTTCGCCGGCATGACCGACGCCGAGCTCGCCCTCGCCCTCGGGAGGAACGAGCGCACCGTCCGCCGCGACTGGCAACGGGCGCGCGCCTTTCTCCTGCGCGAGCTCGCGCAACCCGGGACCTCCAAGGGCTGA
- a CDS encoding DUF3558 family protein — MLRRRGKGTWPALVLLASSLAGCGEDGETAARAAAEPSGSAQTARSAKGALSEPCTLITPADIERISSYAGAVEREVDSDSVCWWTVDDQRLGVSISVGRYVPTPFLGGAEVDLGGGLRGRRSDAGWLNQVILADGTAITLILDGTALASGGAKGEYLFTHGDGRKVDLREQYEAYARQIVERLR, encoded by the coding sequence ATGCTGAGGAGACGCGGGAAGGGAACCTGGCCGGCGCTGGTGCTGCTGGCCTCAAGCCTCGCCGGCTGCGGCGAAGACGGAGAGACAGCGGCGCGCGCCGCTGCGGAGCCGTCGGGGAGTGCGCAGACAGCGAGGTCGGCGAAGGGAGCGCTATCCGAGCCCTGCACCCTCATCACGCCGGCGGACATCGAGCGCATCAGCTCCTACGCCGGTGCCGTGGAGCGCGAGGTCGACTCGGATTCGGTCTGCTGGTGGACGGTCGACGACCAGCGCCTGGGCGTCTCGATCTCGGTGGGCCGCTACGTACCGACGCCGTTCCTCGGCGGCGCGGAGGTCGACCTCGGCGGCGGACTCCGCGGGCGCCGGTCGGACGCCGGCTGGCTGAATCAGGTGATCCTGGCGGACGGCACTGCCATCACCCTCATCCTCGACGGCACAGCGCTCGCTTCCGGCGGCGCGAAGGGGGAGTACCTCTTCACCCACGGCGACGGCCGCAAGGTCGACTTGCGCGAGCAGTACGAAGCCTACGCACGCCAAATCGTCGAGCGTCTCCGCTGA